One stretch of Psilocybe cubensis strain MGC-MH-2018 chromosome 6, whole genome shotgun sequence DNA includes these proteins:
- a CDS encoding Fumarate reductase flavoprotein subunit: MSAFHIDAEYDCIVVGSGHAGSCAALAAIDFGCKKVLMVDKCPEEWRGGNGYFTAGAHRTAHAGLLDLMSLLACPPSANEMEQIDIAPYTEEEFARDIQRLGSGRADEDIVHALVHDSRGTLQWLRESIGVQFTLSFNRQAYKVDGRNKFWGGMALSVEDGGKGLMKAHQNALKKAQVEIWFETRAIELLVNDNGSEVVGIVVQKKEDYLRLKARSVVLAAGGFEASPEKRAEYLGPEWFNARVRGTPYNTGDGFELASAVGAKFTGDWAGCHSTAWDANASPDGGQREMTNQYTKSGYPLGIMVNLNGLRFVDEGEDFRNYTYAKFGRAILQQPDGCAFQIWDSQVLNYLRKEEYGDDVVQKAWAQSVEELADILSGAHWGLKDKTQFVKTIREFNEAVRARGKESEGPWNPAVKDGLTTQSKNIRLAIPKSNWALVIEKGPLMAVKVACGITFTFGGVAIEAETAQVVSAKTNEAIRGLFCTGEMVGGLFYGNYPGGSGLTAGAVFGRKAGRGAGQRCDVRRE, translated from the exons ATGTCTGCCTTTCATATTGACGCCGAATACGATTGCATCGTCGTTGGATCTGGACATGCAGGGAGTTGTGCTGCTCTTGCTGCTATCGACTTTGGATGCAAAAAAG TTCTGATGGTCGATAAATGCCCCGAGGAATGGAGAGGGGGAAATGGATATTTCACAGCAGGTGCACATCGCACGGCGCATGCAGGGCTGCTAGACTTGATGTCGCTTCTCGCATGCCCTCCATCGGCCAATGAAATGGAACAGATAGACATTGCACCCTacacagaagaagaatttgccAGAGATATTCAACGGCTTGGCTCCGGCCGGGCAGACGAGGATATTGTGCATGCGCTTGTGCACGATTCTAGAGGCACATTGCAGTGGCTAAGGGAGAGTATTGGGGTGCAATTCACGCTTTCATTTAATCGGCAAGCCTACAAGGTTGACGGAAGGAATAAATTTTGGGGTGGTATGGCTTTAAGTGTAGAAGATGGTGGAAAGGGGTTAATGAAGGCGCATCAGAACGCTTTGAAAAAAGCGCAAGTAGAGATATGGTTTGAAACACGAGCCATTGAGCTGTTAGTGAACGACAATGGATCGGAGGTTGTAGGAATTGTTGtccaaaagaaagaggacTATCTCAGGCTCAAAGCTCGGTCTGTGGTGTTGGCTGCAGGAGGGTTCGAAGCCAGCCCCGAGAAAAGAGCTGAATATCTTGGGCCCGAATGGTTTAATGCCCGC GTGCGAGGAACCCCGTACAACACGGGTGATGGCTTTGAGCTTGCAAGTGCGGTTGGCGCGAAGTTTACCGGAGATTGGGCAGGGTGTCACAGCACCGCATGGGATGCAAACGCTTCCCCCGACGGTGGCCAACGAGAGATGACGAATCAATACACCAAGTCGGGATATCCACTGGGAATTATGGTAAACTTGAATGGGTTGCGCTTTGTCGATGAAGGCGAAGACTTCCGCAATTACACATACGCAAAATTTGGACGAGCCATTCTGCAGCAACCAGATGGCTGCGCATTCCAGATATGGGACAGCCAGGTGCTAAATTACCTCAGGAAAGAAGAGTATGGAGACGATGTGGTACAAAAGGCATGGGCACAAAGCGTTGAAGAGCTGGCTGACATATTGAGTGGTGCACACTGGGGCTTGAAGGACAAGACACAGTTTGTGAAGACGATTCGAGAGTTCAACGAGGCCGTCCGGGCAAGGGGGAAAGAGAGCGAAGGCCCGTGGAACCCCGCTGTGAAGGACGGACTGACAACCCAGTCAAAAAACATCAGACTTGCTATTCCAAAAAGCAACTGGGCGCTTGTGATAGAAAAGGGACCATTGATGGCTGTTAAGGTAGCCTGCGgcatcacattcacattTGGAGGGGTAGCCATTGAGGCGGAGACAGCGCAGGTGGTGTCTGCGAAAACAAATGAGGCTATTCGGGGACTGTTCTGCACAGGAGAGATGGTTGGAGGGCTGTTCTATGGAAACTACCCAGGTGGCTCTGGATTGACCGCTGGTGCTGTCTTTGGGCGAAAAGCTGGCCGTGGCGCTGGACAGAGGTGTGACGTCAGGCGAGAGTAG
- a CDS encoding SUMO-activating enzyme subunit 1, with protein MSVLQNSETDNTQPNPSLDLTEEEATRYDRQMRLWGIEAQQRMRNATILVLNLRGVTTEAIKNMVLAGIGKLIIVDGENVSEEDLGAGFFFRDGDVGLNRLDVAKSRIESLNPLVTVEIVTDKAFAEGERLESLVKDVDLVCVADWDRDNLIKLNELCRKHSKPFYAGGTYGLNGYIFCDLLSHDYLAPDRSAPKEQPRSVKATTVYTPLSSAIGYRWSGLSKRQTKEVNPALFFAILAIWQFQAVHGHLPTEINQTEELEALANKFISEADVNKQILPTEPRSVIESLSITASHEFSPVCAIVGGVLAQDILKALGGRDPPIANFFLFDGSTGGGTVCRLNIP; from the exons ATGAGTGTTCTTCAAAATTCAGAAACAGACAACACGCAACCCAATCCATCCCTGGATTTGACGGAAGAAGAAGCTACTCGATATGATAGGCAAATGAGGCTTTGGGGTATCGAAGCTCAGCAAAG AATGAGAAATGCCACCATCTTGGTGTTAAACCTTCGAGGTGTAACCACAGAAGCTATCAAAAATATGGTTCTGGCAGGCATTGGGAAACTGATAATAGTAGATGGAGAAAATGTCAGCGAAGAGGACCTTGGTGCtggtttcttcttcagagATGGAGACGTGGGTCTCAAT AGACTCGACGTTGCCAAATCTAGGATTGAAAGTCTTAACCCCCTTGTGACCGTGGAGATTGTAACAGACAAAGCATTTGCGGAAGGCGAACGTCTTGAGTCCCTTGTAAAAGATGTTGACCTTGTGTGCGTAGCTGATTGGGATAGAGATAATCTT ATCAAATTGAATGAACTCTGTCGAAAGCATTCAAAACCTTTCTACGCTGGTGGCACTTATGGGCTAAATGGCTATATATTTTGCGACCTTCTCAGTCATGATTACTTGGCTCC GGATCGTTCTGCTCCAAAGGAGCAACCAAGAAGTGTGAAGGCGACTACTGTTTATACCCCACTTTCTTCGGCCATTGGCTACCGATGGAGCGGCCTTAGTAAACGACAGACAAAAGAAGTGAATCCAGCTCTTTTTTTCGCGATACTCg CTATTTGGCAATTTCAGGCTGTGCATGGCCATTTGCCCACAGAAATCAACCAAACAGAAGAACTGGAGGCTCTTGCCAATAAATTTATTTCCGAAGCGGATGTGAACAAGCAGATTCTTCCAACCGAACCTCGGAGCGTTATCGA ATCATTGTCAATAACTGCAAGCCACGAATTCTCTCCTGTGTGTGCGATAGTTGGTGGGGTTCTGGCTCAGGATATTTTAAAGGCACTCGGAGGGCGTGACCCCCCTATCGCCAATTTCTTTTTATTCGATGGCAGCACTGGAGGCGGCACGGTTTGTCGGTTAAATATCCCTTGA
- a CDS encoding Transcriptional activator protein acu-15, which produces MPAARPKKENISATPPSDDGHLKESLSENSKSKRKRQSQSCDACRARKVRCARENPDDPKQSCKHCITLGIPCTYDYQPKKRGPPNLYLRRLQEAAAAAAGGPTAQDNVPDAEIASSPISTIASPPQSMVSPSIGSKSPPRSFLEPSLNQHPSIPSVPMPPSRYPIAADTYHSHYSQQQNSVPSSSYNGPRSSESNGHGVLHPHNQAQPKSEEQPYAPSPSDSFSTYPLYNWSYKQHQVLPVPVPTTVPPLSYYYRPRRLEEIAPRDTISLIIALFFDFVYPLTPCVHKPSFMADLHSRREERDPLFFALVMSTVASTLVQVPRSYLPMERPVVRKLAQTAHEASRHITIASYDPPTSMHVVIRYFDCVYHFCEGHDATQHAAFGEAAHIAVTLRMHEEASYDQLDPIECEVRRRTFWLLFGADKSMSILLGRPICLRDEDCTVHFPKELDDEYITPSAYLPQPHGKTAIVSGLNYTSRIFALLGEILVRIRVDKRSPPQGQFATARLEEVQSLQARILTALSHTPEPLRLKQTPSQPNVPPEYGGAGFRQATFAEVKDFFDNPNASRANALNPFLVMQANLYVTQQLVRFVIEQYRDELIMALQGNLDEHQVAEDREAVASDLLNILHSIPIQSIATNGPSLVHKVRFVASTLLDAVRKAETAPASAARAHAYLWDFLSILSEIERNYLLDDDRDGNSSGDGMMV; this is translated from the exons ATGCCTGCTGCTCGaccaaagaaagagaatatTTCAGCCACGCCCCCTTCCGACGATGGCCATCTCAAGGAATCACTCTCCGAAAACAGCAAGAGCAAGAGAAA GAGACAATCACAAA GCTGCGATGCCTGTCGAGCGCGCAAAGTTCGATGCGCCAGGGAGAATCCTGATGACCCGAAACAGTCTTGCAAACACTGTATCACTCTAGGCATTCCATGCACCTATGACTATCAACCGAAAAAGCGGGGTCCGCCCAATCT ATACCTCCGACGGCTCCAAGAAGCAGCCGCAGCCGCAGCCGGAGGTCCTACCGCGCAAGACAATGTTCCCGACGCAGAGATCGCTTCGTCACCCATTTCTACCATTGCAAGCCCGCCTCAGAGTATGGTATCGCCCAGTATAGGATCGAAGAGTCCGCCGAGGAGTTTCTTGGAGCCATCTCTGAATCAACACCCCTCCATCCCCTCCGTTCCGATGCCTCCGTCACGATACCCAATTGCCGCCGACACCTATCACTCCCATTACTCACAGCAGCAGAATAGCGTGCCATCTTCGTCTTATAACGGCCCCAGATCCTCTGAATCAAACGGCCATGGAGTTCTGCATCCACATAATCAGGCTCAGCCGAAATCTGAAGAGCAACCTTATGCCCCGTCTCCTTCGGATTCGTTCAGTACTTATCCACTCTACAACTGGTCCTATAAACAACATCAAGTTCTGCCCGTTCCCGTTCCTACCACTGTTCCCCCGCTATCATATTATTACAGGCCACGGCGACTTGAAGAAATTGCACCCAGAGACACTATATCTTTGATTATTGCTCTGTTTTTCGATTTTGTATATCCTTTGACTCCATGTGTCCACAAACCCTCTTTTATGGCAGACCTACATTCACgacgagaagaaagagacccccttttctttgctttggtCATGTCTACAGTAGCATCTACTTTAGTCCAGGTGCCTCGGTCTTACCTGCCCATGGAACGTCCCGTGGTTAGGAAACTAGCtcag ACCGCCCATGAGGCCAGTCGTCATATTACAATAGCATCTTATGATCCCCCCACGTCAATGCACGTAGTAATCCGTTACTT TGACTGCGTATATCACTTCTGTGAAGGACACGATGCCACACAGCACGCTGCTTTCGGCGAGGCAGCTCACATCGCAGTGACACTTCGGATGCACGAAGAGGCTTCCTACGACCAACTAGATCCCATCGAGTGTGAAGTTCGTAGGCGAACTTTCTGGCTTCTCTTTGGAG CTGACAAATCAATGTCTATTCTCCTGGGTCGCCCGATATGTCTACGAGACGAAGATTGTACAGTCCACTTCCCAAAAGAGTTGGACGATGAATA TATCACTCCCAGTGCATATTTACCGCAGCCCCACGGAAAAACCGCCATTGTCTCCGGTCTCAACTACACGTCAAGGATATTTGCTCTTTTGGGAGAAATACTTGTCCGTATCCGAGTTGACAAGCGGTCACCGCCTCAAGGGCAATTTGCAACAGCCAGGCTTGAAGAGGTCCAGTCACTACAGGCGAGAATATTGACCGCCCTCAGCCATACTCCGGAGCCTTTGCGACTGAAACAAACACCCAGCCAACCGAACGTACCGCCTGAGTATGGCGGCGCCGGTTTCCGCCAGGCTACTTTCGCCGAGGTCAAAGACTTTTTCGACAATCCCAATGCCTCGCGGGCTAATGCCCTCAACCCTTTCCTTGTGATGCAAGCTAATCTCTATGTCACTCAA CAACTTGTTCGATTTGTTATCGAACAATATCGTGACGAACTTATCATGGCACTACAAGGAAATCTTGATGAGCATCAAGTAGCGGAAGACAGAGAAGCCGTTGCCAGCGACCTTTTGAACATCTTGCATAG CATACCCATCCAGTCAATTGCAACCAATGGTCCCAGTTTG GTGCACAAAGTCAGATTTGTTGCATCAACGTTGTTGGATGCTGTGCGGAAGGCTGAAACGGCGCCTGCATCTGCAGCTCGTGCACATGCTTATTTAT GGGACTTTTTAAGCATTCTTTCTGAAATCGAAAGGAATTATTT ATTGGACGATGACAGAGACGGCAACTCCAGTGGCGATGGTATGATGGTGTGA